The DNA window CTTTTTTTACTTCAATCATTGATGATACTAATCATGATAATAACGATGCTTTAATGACATCTCCAAAACTTGAATTAGCAGTAATTAAATTAAAATATGCTAATGCAAACGATCTCACTAAAGCATTAAACCATCTGGTTAAAAGCAGTAGCTATGATGAAAGAACAAATAGTGTAATCCTACAAGCTGAAAAAAACGAATTAAGCCAAATAAAACAAATCATCGAACAATTAGATCAACCGATCACTCAAATTGCTATTGAAGCAAGAATCGTTACCATCAGTAATGATAGCCTTGATGAATTAGGAGTTCGTTGGGGTATTTTTGAGCCTACTCAAAACTCACGTAAAATAAATGGTAGTTTTGAAGCAAATAGCTTTAATAATTTAGCTGATCAACTTATTGTCAATTTTGATAATGATAATAAAATAACCGCTTCCCTAGCACTACAAGTTGCAAAATTACATGGACGCTTACTTGATTTAGAGTTACGTGCATTAGAACAAGAAAATAATGTTGAAATTATTGCTAGCCCACATCTTTTAACCACTAATCATCGTAGTGCAAGCATTAAACAAGGTACTGAATTACCTTATCTGATCCACAATAGCAAAAATGACTCATACAAAGTTGAATTTCGGGAAGCTGTGTTAGGTTTAGAAGTTACTCCACACTTACTTCATCAAGACACTATTTTATTAGATCTCACCGTCAGTCAAAATTCACCCGGACGTCCTATTTTAGCCGCTCAAGGTATTGTCAGTATTGATAAACAAGAAATTAAATCACAAGTTGCCAGTAAGAATGGTGAAACGATTGTATTAGGTGGTATTCTACAAAATATCCTCAATAAAGGAATAAATAAAGTCCCTGTGCTAGGCGATATCCCATTACTTGGTAAAGTATTTCAAAGTAAAAGTGAACATCATAAACAACGTGAGTTAGTGATCTTCATCACACCACATATTATCAGATCAAACCAACAGCGATTAGAAAATTACCAACAATATAAAATGAAAGAAAATAATTATAAAAGTGAGAAATATAAATAGAAGTGAGTAATATATGGCTGGGGTGCTAGGATTCGAACCTAGGAATGCTGAGATCAAAACCCAGTGCCTTACCGCTTGGCGACACCCCAATCTAAGATTTAGCGGGATTAGAATTTATATGGCTGGGGTACTAGGATTCGAACCTAGGAATGCTGAGATCAAAACCCAGTGCCTTACCGCTTGGCGATACCCCATCTTAAAATTCTTATCTCTTAAATGGTGCGGGAAGAGGGACTTGAACCCACACACCTCTCGGAACCAGAGCCTAAATCTGGCGCGTCTACCAATTTCGCCATTCCCGCAAATGGTGGCTATGACGGGATTCGAACCTGTGACCCCAACATTATGAGTGTTGTGCTCTAACCAACTGAGCTACATAGCCTCCGTGCATTCGCCTCAATGGCGTTTGCGGGGCTAATTATGCTGATAAGAGACTATCTCGTCAACTCTTTTTTAACAAAAAAAAGCTTTTTTCGCTTGTTCGAATATAGATTAAGCAATTTAATGAAAAAAACATCAATTTAAGCTCACTATTATCACACTTTTTTGTTATTTAATTCCTTCTCACAGTACTGCTGTAATAAATCTCCTTCCCATAAAGCCCTTTTAATTAAAGCAAAACCACCAATTACCTCCTCATTTTTTAATTGGGAAGATTCAATTGAAGTATTTTCGGCTAAATTAGATAAAGCATAACAAGATAAAGCTTTTTTTATTGCAGGAAAAAGCACCGCAGCAGCTTGAGTAATTTCACCTGAAATAACAATCTTTTCAGGATTAAATAGATTAACACTCATTGCTAATACTTTCCCTAACTGCTCACCAACATAGTTCATTAATTGTTTTGCATTTTGATTATGTTCAATATCTTGATAAAGATTACTAATACTATAAGAGTGAGGCTCTAATTTCCCCTGATTATCTAATATCTGTTGCATTTGTTGTTCGATGGCCCGATTACTCACCACCGTTTCCAAACAACCGATATTACCACACAGACACGGTTTCCCATCGGGTTCAACCTGAATATGGCCTAATTCTCCAGCAGTATATTGATGCCCCGCTAAAAGCTGATGATTAAATACAATACCTGCCCCAACTCGAGTATGATGAATACGCAAGAACAGTAAATCATTGCATGCTTTAGCTCCACCTAAATAACATTCAGCCAACGCTAAACTACGAATATAATGACCTAAATAAACAGGCATTGATAATATTTTTTTTAAAGCGCTTATTGGATTCCAAGGATTAGCAAATGATAAATTAGGTAACTGATATACAATGGAATTTTTTTCATCAACAATACCATTTACCACAAAAGCACTGGCTAAAAATAATTGAGATAACGTAACCTGCTCCTGATAAAAAGCCTGTATTTCAGCCAATAATTGTTGTTCTAATTCATTAATAGAATGAAATGCCTGTAATACCACTTGCTGGTGTGTTAATAATTCCCCAGCTAAATTCATTACCGCCAATGTCAATCGCCTATGATCTAAAGAAATTAATAAAGTTAACCAATTTTGTTGCTCCAACACCAAAGAAACAGCTCGCCGTCCACCAGTTGATTGTTGGTACTCCACTTCTTTAATCAATTTTTTAGCTAATAATTGTCGGCAAACCTTAGTCACACTTGCTGGTGCTAATTGACTTAATGTTGCTAATTGAATTCTTGATATAGGGGAATGTTGTTCAATTAAACGATAAAGTAAAGCACTATTATTTGACTTTCCCAAAGTATAATGAGTCATTGACGTTATTCCATTTGATAACAGGAAATTTTATGATAACTATCTAATCATTTTCCCACTGAATAAATGTAAACGGATTTTATTCTAGTTTATAGTGAAGAATAAAAGAATAAGAAATATTTCACGAAAAACTGGCTATTTCTTCTGAGGTTAAAGGACGATATTCTCCTTCATCTAAACTAGCATCTAAAACAATATCTCCTATTTTCCAACGATGTAACGCAATTACCTTATTTCCTAATGCAGCAAACATTCGTTTTACTTGGTGGTATCGCCCTTCGGTGATAGTAAGATTAAGATTATAATCATCTAAAATTTCAATTCGACTTGGACGAGTTGGCATTTTTTCACCTCGTAACAAAATCCCTTCTTCACAGGCTTGTTGATAATGCTCTTCAATGGGATCTGCCAAACTCACTAAATATGTTTTTTCACACTGTCGTTTTGGAGAGGTAACTCGATGTGACCATTGTCCATCATCGGTTAATAGAACCAATCCAGTTGTATCAACATCTAAACGCCCTGCAGTATGTAAACGCTCTGCTAATGGATAATCAAAAAATTGATAGACTGTCGGATACTCACCATCATCGTGCGAACAAATATACCCCTGAGGTTTATATAATAAAAAATATTGCCCTTCCTCTACCCAAGATAATAATTCTCCTTCTAAAAGAATCTGATCTTCAGCGCCAATTTTGATCGAACCATCTTTAACGACAATCCCATTTACCTCAACCAAATTTTTTCTTAAAACTTTAGTCGCCTGAGAACGTGTCATTCCAGTTTGCTCGGCTAAAAATTTATCTAAACGCATAAGTTAAATATCCTACTTTTCACAATTAAGTATCATCTCTTTAAAATTCTGTATCTATTTCATCAAAATTTTAACATTCTTTTATAAAAATGTGGGGAATCTCACAACATCAAAATAAGAATTGACTATAATATGCCTCGTTATCTTAACCTTAAAGGATTATGTTATGGACGAAAAATTACGTAAAGCCGCTCTTGATTTCCACGAATTTCCTGTACCGGGAAAAATCCAAGTTGTGCCAACAAAGTCTCTCGCAACGCAACAAGATTTAGCTTTAGCTTATTCTCCGGGGGTCGCCGAACCTTGTTTAGAAATTCAAAACAACCCAAATGCAGCTTATAAATATACAGCAAGAGGTAATCTCGTTGCTGTAATATCTAACGGCACAGCAGTCTTAGGTCTAGGAAATATTGGTGCTTTAGCAGGAAAACCTGTGATGGAAGGAAAAGGGGTGCTTTTCAAAAAATTTGCAGGGATTGATGTTTTCGATATTGAAATTAATGAACATGATCCAGATAAATTGATTGAAATCATCGCCTCTCTTGAACCTACTTTTGGTGGAATTAATCTTGAAGATATTAAAGCACCTGAGTGTTTCTATATTGAAAAAAAATTACGTGAAAAAATGAATATTCCAGTATTCCATGACGATCAACACGGTACAGCGATAATCTGTGCTGCTGCCGTTCTCAATGGTTTACGTGTGGTGAAAAAAGAGATAAAAGAAGTGAAAGTCGTTGCCTCTGGAGCAGGTGCTTCTGCGATCGCTTGTTTAAATTTATTAGTATCTTTAGGCGTTGAACGAAAAAATATTACAATTTGTGACTCTAAAGGTGTTGTCTATAAAGGACGTGGGGCTTTAGATGAAACCAAACAAGCCTATGCGATTGAGGATGATGGCAAACGTACTCTAGCGGATGCACTGCCTAATGCTGATATTTTCTTAGGTTGTTCAAAGGCAGGGGTACTTACACCCGAAATGCTGAAAACAATGGCAGTTAATCCTTTAATTCTTGCTTTAGCTAATCCTGTACCTGAAATTCTACCTGATGTTGCCAAAGCAACTCGAGCAGATGCAATTATTTGTACTGGTCGTTCTGATTATCCAAATCAAGTCAATAACGTACTTTGTTTTCCTTTCATCTTCCGTGGTGCATTAGATGTTCATGCGACCACAATTAACGAAGAAATGAAACTTGCTGCAGTGCGAGCAATCGCTGATCTTGCTTTGGCTGAACAAAGTGATGTAGTAACTTCAGCTTATGGTGAAACAGAAGTAAGTTTTGGTCCAGATTACCTCATTCCAAAACCTTTTGATCCACGATTAATTATTCAAATTGCTCCTGCTGTTGCCAAAGCGGCTATGGATACTGGTGTTGCTCAAAGACCGATTCCCGATTTCTCTGCGTATATCGACCAACTTACTCAATTTGTTTATAAAAGCACCTTATTTATGAAACCATTATTTACTCGGGCAAAAGCAAATAAAAAACGAGTAATATTAACGGATGGTGAAGACAATCGTGTCCTACATGCGGTACAAGAAATATCGACTCTTGGTATTGCAAATCCAATTTTAATTGGACGATCAAATATTATTAATCAGCAAATCAAAAAATTAGGTCTAAAAATCATCGAAAATAAAGATTTTGAGATCATCAATCTTGATCAAGCCGAATTATTTGAACAATGTTGGCACACTTACTACCAACTATCAAAACGTAAAGGGGTAACACCTGCTTTAGCACGTCACGAAATGTTAAATAATCCAACGGCATTAGCCGCAACCCTTGTTCATCTAGATAAAGCTGATGCGATGATTTGTGGTTTAGTTAGCCCATATCACCACCATTTAGAAATTCTACGCAATATTATTGGATTAGCAGATAATGTTAAAACCTTAGGTTCTGTCAATAGTTTAAATCTACCAACAGGCAATATCTTTATCAGTGATGCCTTCGTTAATGAAAATCCAACGGCAGAAGAATTAGCAGAAATTACTTTAATGGCAGCAGAGGAAGTACGCAGTTTTGGAATCGTGCCACAGGTAGCCCTTCTTTCCCATTCTCACTATGGATCGCATAACAGCCCAAGTGCCATAAAAATGCAACAAGTGTTAGAATTAGTACAAAAAGCAGATCCAGCACTGATCATTGATGGTGAAATTCACGGTGACTTAGCACTCTCACCAGAACTCCGAGATAACGTTATGCCTGATAGCCCATTAAAAGGTGCTGCAAACCTATTAATAATGCCAAGTATGGAATCTGCCCGTATTAGCTATAACCTCTTGCGAGCAACCGCTACGGCAATTACTGTTGGTCCAATGTTATTAGGTTTACGCAAGTCAGCTCATATACTAACTCCGGTTTCATCTGTTCGCCGTATTATTAATATGGTAGCAGTTGCCACAGTACAAGCTCAAAAAAGCAAATAATTCTTATTCTGACTGCCCACTAAGTATGGTGGGTAGTTATCACTCAAAAATTACTCTCCGTAATAGTTAATTAATATTATGAAATAGATCAAATAACCAAAATAAATTCCTTTTATTTGTCTTGAATAAGTGATAATTTGAAACATATTTTATTCAATCTTGAACCCATCTTTTTTGATGAAATCTTGATTAAATAAAATAGTTCTACCTTTAAAATTCATTCCTATTAAGCGAGGATAATATGCACAACAAACAAATGAAAGCAATGGTCTATTATGGTGCAAACGATATTCGTTTTGAAAACAGAACTGTTCCAACAATTTTACAACCGACTGATGCGGTAGTAAAAATGCTGAAAACCACAATTTGTGGTACAGATCTGGGTATTTGGAAAGGAAAAAACCCTGAAATTGAAGCAGTCGCTAGAGAAAAGACTGGGGATTGGCAAGGACGTATTTTAGGGCATGAAGGAATCGGAATAATTGAAGAAGTAGGCGAAGGCGTTCGTAACTTTAAAAAAGGCGATAAGGTTATCGTTTCTTGTGTAAGCCGTTGCGGTTCTTGTGAAAACTGCCAAAAACAACTTTATGCACACTGTGAAAATGAAGGTGGTTGGATTATGGGATATATGATTGATGGTACTCAAGCAGAATATGTCCGTACGCCATTTGCAGATAACTCATTATATAAACTACCTGAAGATCTCAATGAAGATGTTGCCGTTTTTCTTTCCGATGTACTACCAACAGGACACGAAATTGGTGTGCAATACGGTAATGTAAAACCGGGAGATACTATCGCAATCGTGGGGGCTGGTCCCGTAGGTATGGGCGTATTACTGACTGCACAATTCTACTCACCAGCAAATATCATTATGATTGATCTTGATGATAACCGCCTAGCAATGGCAAAGGAAATGGGAGCAACTCATATCATTAATTCACGTGAAGGCGATGCAGTGGCTAAAGTCTTAGAATTAACAGGTGGTAAAGGGGTTGATAGTGCAATTGAAGCGGTTGGAATTCCTGCAACTTGGGATATTTGTCAAAAAATTACTAAAGCAGGAGGAAATATTGCCAATGTAGGTGTGCACGGACAACCTGTAGAATTTGAAATCCAAAAACTTTGGATTAAAAACCTGACGATTACCACTGGCTTAGTCAATGCAAATACCACTGGTATGTTATTAAAATCTTGTTGTTCGGGTAAATTACCATTGGAGAAAATGGCAACTCATCATTTCAAATTTGCTGAAATGGAAAAAGCCTATGATGTGTTTAAACACGCCTCTGAAGAAAATGCAATGAAAGTTATTATTGAGTTTGATCGCTAATCATAAGAGCAAAGAAAAAAGGGGGAAATCTTCCCTTTAATAATTTAAATATAAAAAAGCCCGAAAATCGGGCTTTTTAAGTTTATATTCCTGCTAAATTAGAAGAATACACGGAAACCAGCACCAATTTTATTTTGGTTTTTACGACTTTCTATTCCATCAAATACAACTTTATTTTGACGACCATATTCAACAAAAGTTTCTACATTTTTGTGTAATAAGTAGCCTGCACCAACAGTGAAAGAGTTTAAGTTATGTGCACTATTTTCTCTTTCTTCAAATGAGTTATGTTGGTATTGAGTATAAACTTTAGCAACATCAGTCACTTGGTATTTAGCACCAACAACAAATTTCTTAAGTTTAACTGTATATGCTGTATTTTTAACTTGACCATAGCTTACTGCTAAAGAAACAGGACCAGTTACTACTTCAGCAGCAGTTAACCAAGCTTTTTCTTTGTTACCACTACCAGTAACTTTTTTTTCAACTTTCTCTTGAGTATAACCAGCGTTAACGTTAAGAGTCACGTTATCTGCAAAGTTATTAGTATAGAATACAGCTACACCAAAATTATTAGTATTTTCTTTTTTAAGTGGTTTAGATTTCGAAACGTTTTCACTGAAACCATAATCAGCCCCAAAGCTAAAGCCTGCAAATTCAGCAGAACGGAATTTGATTCCTTTCTCATTTTCAGTTTTTAGTGTGCTTTTACCATAGTAATTGCCATCATCACCATAATGATAAGTATAATCCGCTAATTGTACTTCATCAGCGTTAGTATCTTGACGACCAAAAGTTAAGGTACCGATACCTTCTTGTGCTAATCCAGCATAAAGTTTATTAACTTTTAATTCGTTGAAATTTTCACCTTCAACTTTTAAACGTAAATAACCAACTGCAGATAACCCGTTACCTAAATCTTGGCTTGCTGCAAAGTTGATACGTGAACCATCATTTTTTAAATCAGTACGTTTGTCAGTGTTTTTATCTAATAAAACACGTACAGAACCGTTGATGTCTAATTTAGTGCCGTCTTGGTTATATACCACTGCAGCATTTGCTGAAGTTGCAGTTAATGCTGCAACTGCTAAAGCAACTAATGTTTTTTTCATAATAGTACCTTTACTACTTAAAAATATTCCAGAAAATATCTGGATAGATAAAAGTCAACTTTTCAACCATGAAAAATCAACACCTCTTTTATTTGCGATACGGATTTTACTCAAGAAAACTATGTTGTCAAATTTACTTGATATTTGGTAGTACAAATAAAAAATCTATATAAATTTTCCCTTATCTTTTCTCTAAAACAGGCAATAATTCAGTTCAAAAAACAAACAAATTCAGCATAAAAGTTCAAATTTTAAACAAACAAGCTAATTTAATAGGATTAAATGTATTTTTTAGATAATTTTTGGGAAACTAGATTACCAAATTATTCTTACTTTTATTTTTAAATAAAAAACCTTATAAAACAATTAGTTATTTAATATCTATTTATTTTTTTAAATAAAATTAAAAAAT is part of the Mergibacter septicus genome and encodes:
- the pilQ gene encoding type IV pilus secretin PilQ, which produces MYYCLSIILIYSFFISFSYATSPKGQLKDPFFTSIIDDTNHDNNDALMTSPKLELAVIKLKYANANDLTKALNHLVKSSSYDERTNSVILQAEKNELSQIKQIIEQLDQPITQIAIEARIVTISNDSLDELGVRWGIFEPTQNSRKINGSFEANSFNNLADQLIVNFDNDNKITASLALQVAKLHGRLLDLELRALEQENNVEIIASPHLLTTNHRSASIKQGTELPYLIHNSKNDSYKVEFREAVLGLEVTPHLLHQDTILLDLTVSQNSPGRPILAAQGIVSIDKQEIKSQVASKNGETIVLGGILQNILNKGINKVPVLGDIPLLGKVFQSKSEHHKQRELVIFITPHIIRSNQQRLENYQQYKMKENNYKSEKYK
- a CDS encoding ROK family transcriptional regulator: MTHYTLGKSNNSALLYRLIEQHSPISRIQLATLSQLAPASVTKVCRQLLAKKLIKEVEYQQSTGGRRAVSLVLEQQNWLTLLISLDHRRLTLAVMNLAGELLTHQQVVLQAFHSINELEQQLLAEIQAFYQEQVTLSQLFLASAFVVNGIVDEKNSIVYQLPNLSFANPWNPISALKKILSMPVYLGHYIRSLALAECYLGGAKACNDLLFLRIHHTRVGAGIVFNHQLLAGHQYTAGELGHIQVEPDGKPCLCGNIGCLETVVSNRAIEQQMQQILDNQGKLEPHSYSISNLYQDIEHNQNAKQLMNYVGEQLGKVLAMSVNLFNPEKIVISGEITQAAAVLFPAIKKALSCYALSNLAENTSIESSQLKNEEVIGGFALIKRALWEGDLLQQYCEKELNNKKV
- the rsuA gene encoding 16S rRNA pseudouridine(516) synthase RsuA, coding for MRLDKFLAEQTGMTRSQATKVLRKNLVEVNGIVVKDGSIKIGAEDQILLEGELLSWVEEGQYFLLYKPQGYICSHDDGEYPTVYQFFDYPLAERLHTAGRLDVDTTGLVLLTDDGQWSHRVTSPKRQCEKTYLVSLADPIEEHYQQACEEGILLRGEKMPTRPSRIEILDDYNLNLTITEGRYHQVKRMFAALGNKVIALHRWKIGDIVLDASLDEGEYRPLTSEEIASFS
- a CDS encoding NADP-dependent malic enzyme, with the translated sequence MDEKLRKAALDFHEFPVPGKIQVVPTKSLATQQDLALAYSPGVAEPCLEIQNNPNAAYKYTARGNLVAVISNGTAVLGLGNIGALAGKPVMEGKGVLFKKFAGIDVFDIEINEHDPDKLIEIIASLEPTFGGINLEDIKAPECFYIEKKLREKMNIPVFHDDQHGTAIICAAAVLNGLRVVKKEIKEVKVVASGAGASAIACLNLLVSLGVERKNITICDSKGVVYKGRGALDETKQAYAIEDDGKRTLADALPNADIFLGCSKAGVLTPEMLKTMAVNPLILALANPVPEILPDVAKATRADAIICTGRSDYPNQVNNVLCFPFIFRGALDVHATTINEEMKLAAVRAIADLALAEQSDVVTSAYGETEVSFGPDYLIPKPFDPRLIIQIAPAVAKAAMDTGVAQRPIPDFSAYIDQLTQFVYKSTLFMKPLFTRAKANKKRVILTDGEDNRVLHAVQEISTLGIANPILIGRSNIINQQIKKLGLKIIENKDFEIINLDQAELFEQCWHTYYQLSKRKGVTPALARHEMLNNPTALAATLVHLDKADAMICGLVSPYHHHLEILRNIIGLADNVKTLGSVNSLNLPTGNIFISDAFVNENPTAEELAEITLMAAEEVRSFGIVPQVALLSHSHYGSHNSPSAIKMQQVLELVQKADPALIIDGEIHGDLALSPELRDNVMPDSPLKGAANLLIMPSMESARISYNLLRATATAITVGPMLLGLRKSAHILTPVSSVRRIINMVAVATVQAQKSK
- a CDS encoding zinc-dependent alcohol dehydrogenase family protein; the protein is MHNKQMKAMVYYGANDIRFENRTVPTILQPTDAVVKMLKTTICGTDLGIWKGKNPEIEAVAREKTGDWQGRILGHEGIGIIEEVGEGVRNFKKGDKVIVSCVSRCGSCENCQKQLYAHCENEGGWIMGYMIDGTQAEYVRTPFADNSLYKLPEDLNEDVAVFLSDVLPTGHEIGVQYGNVKPGDTIAIVGAGPVGMGVLLTAQFYSPANIIMIDLDDNRLAMAKEMGATHIINSREGDAVAKVLELTGGKGVDSAIEAVGIPATWDICQKITKAGGNIANVGVHGQPVEFEIQKLWIKNLTITTGLVNANTTGMLLKSCCSGKLPLEKMATHHFKFAEMEKAYDVFKHASEENAMKVIIEFDR
- a CDS encoding porin; this translates as MKKTLVALAVAALTATSANAAVVYNQDGTKLDINGSVRVLLDKNTDKRTDLKNDGSRINFAASQDLGNGLSAVGYLRLKVEGENFNELKVNKLYAGLAQEGIGTLTFGRQDTNADEVQLADYTYHYGDDGNYYGKSTLKTENEKGIKFRSAEFAGFSFGADYGFSENVSKSKPLKKENTNNFGVAVFYTNNFADNVTLNVNAGYTQEKVEKKVTGSGNKEKAWLTAAEVVTGPVSLAVSYGQVKNTAYTVKLKKFVVGAKYQVTDVAKVYTQYQHNSFEERENSAHNLNSFTVGAGYLLHKNVETFVEYGRQNKVVFDGIESRKNQNKIGAGFRVFF